One Ensifer adhaerens genomic region harbors:
- a CDS encoding polysaccharide deacetylase family protein encodes MRRPHWQQLAVALDRVAASGRQVDFWLRDDDAAEPTAGLDRLLSLVDKHLVPVVIAVPPALTGEALARRLDGHAGVSVAVHGWAHRNHAPPEEKKQELGAHRPRSTVLDELTEGYARLQALFPRSFVPMLVPPWNRIDGALLDDLPGVGFAALSVFGPEKPSLFKLVNTHADVMDWQGTRGCREHAAIVADIIARLRQICGDDEKRRDQAGRTIGVLTHHLVHDAGVWSFMEELFTLTAAHPACRWRTGADLIA; translated from the coding sequence ATGAGACGACCCCATTGGCAGCAGCTTGCCGTCGCGCTCGACCGCGTGGCCGCGTCCGGTCGACAGGTTGATTTCTGGCTGCGGGACGACGACGCCGCCGAGCCGACGGCAGGTCTCGACCGCCTGTTGTCGCTGGTTGACAAGCACCTGGTTCCGGTGGTCATCGCCGTGCCGCCCGCGCTGACGGGCGAGGCGCTTGCGCGCCGCCTCGATGGACATGCCGGCGTCAGCGTCGCGGTGCACGGCTGGGCGCACCGCAACCATGCTCCGCCCGAGGAAAAGAAACAGGAACTCGGCGCGCACCGGCCACGCTCAACGGTTCTCGATGAACTCACGGAGGGTTACGCGCGTCTCCAGGCGCTGTTTCCGCGCAGCTTTGTGCCGATGCTGGTGCCGCCGTGGAACCGGATCGACGGCGCGCTTCTGGATGACCTGCCCGGGGTCGGTTTTGCGGCGCTGTCGGTCTTCGGTCCGGAAAAACCCTCGCTCTTCAAGCTCGTCAACACCCATGCCGATGTGATGGATTGGCAGGGAACACGCGGCTGCCGCGAGCACGCGGCGATTGTAGCAGACATCATCGCCAGGCTAAGGCAGATCTGCGGTGACGATGAAAAGAGGCGGGATCAGGCCGGGCGAACCATCGGAGTGCTCACCCATCATCTGGTTCACGACGCCGGCGTTTGGTCCTTCATGGAGGAGCTCTTCACGCTTACGGCCGCGCATCCGGCCTGTCGCTGGCGGACCGGAGCCGATCTCATAGCTTAA
- a CDS encoding glycosyltransferase family 4 protein, whose product MKIAFYAPLKSPDHPVPSGDRLMARMLVAALRAGGHEVAVVSDLRSFMAAASDVDFRELEQAAAGEITRLRQGWMRDGAPDLWFCYHPYYKAPDLLGPSLSAEFTIPYVTAEASYSARRNEGVRAIAQRHVLQAIEQAAVNICMTRRDRDGLLEAAPDCRHAMLAPFIDAAPFVPGGGSTDDLCRMVVVAMMRSGDKLDSYRMLAQSLTHIADSRWTLTIVGDGPCRDEVQQAFSALPSDRLDWRGERSAADLPAILAGSDLYVWPGCGEAYGLAYLEAQAAGLPVVAQNTAGVPEVVRDGETGILTPDGDATAFAAAMRALIEDPVLRRRLGTAAGRFVHDERSFPAAARRLRTIFDEHLEATA is encoded by the coding sequence ATGAAGATCGCCTTTTACGCACCGCTGAAATCCCCTGACCATCCCGTGCCTTCGGGTGATCGCTTGATGGCGCGCATGCTGGTTGCAGCACTCCGTGCGGGAGGGCACGAGGTCGCGGTCGTCTCGGACCTGCGCAGCTTCATGGCGGCCGCGTCGGACGTAGATTTTCGTGAACTGGAGCAAGCGGCGGCAGGTGAGATCACCCGCCTCCGGCAGGGCTGGATGCGCGACGGCGCCCCCGATCTATGGTTCTGCTACCATCCCTACTACAAGGCGCCGGACCTGCTCGGCCCTTCGCTTTCCGCCGAATTCACCATCCCCTACGTAACGGCAGAAGCCTCCTACTCGGCGCGGCGAAACGAGGGCGTGCGCGCGATCGCCCAACGCCACGTGCTCCAGGCCATCGAGCAGGCGGCAGTCAACATCTGCATGACGCGCCGGGACCGGGATGGCCTGCTGGAGGCCGCGCCCGACTGCCGCCACGCGATGCTTGCACCCTTCATCGATGCGGCCCCTTTCGTGCCGGGCGGCGGAAGCACGGATGACCTCTGCCGCATGGTCGTAGTCGCCATGATGCGCAGCGGCGACAAGCTGGACAGCTACCGCATGCTGGCGCAATCGCTGACACACATCGCCGATAGCCGCTGGACCCTGACGATCGTCGGCGACGGTCCGTGCCGCGACGAGGTGCAACAGGCCTTCTCGGCCTTGCCGTCCGACCGGCTGGACTGGCGCGGCGAAAGGAGCGCTGCCGATCTGCCGGCTATCCTTGCCGGCAGCGACCTCTACGTTTGGCCGGGCTGCGGCGAGGCCTATGGGCTTGCCTATCTCGAAGCTCAGGCGGCGGGCCTGCCAGTCGTTGCGCAGAATACCGCCGGCGTGCCGGAAGTGGTCAGGGACGGCGAGACAGGGATCCTTACGCCCGACGGCGATGCCACCGCCTTTGCGGCGGCGATGCGCGCGCTGATAGAGGATCCGGTCCTTCGGCGGAGATTGGGTACGGCTGCCGGACGGTTCGTCCACGACGAACGTTCCTTCCCTGCCGCGGCGCGGCGGCTGCGCACGATATTTGACGAGCATCTGGAGGCGACGGCATGA
- a CDS encoding lytic transglycosylase F, with the protein MKRVLLGLLLLVFFTGSGALAQSNEQFLRSMFVPHKDDFDGMEKRRVIRIIVPFSKTIYFLDRGQQFGTAVDFGTALENELNKGKKKQIDKIRVGFLPMPRARLLSALEEGLGDIVMANLTITETRLAKVDFTAPLFDEAKEVLVTGPSAPAITSVDDLSGQELHVRRSSSYYEHLAALSAGFEEAGRAPITLKDMDENLEDEDVLEMINAGLLPWTVVDKYKADIWVKVFTDLEVRDDIVVSDHGEIAWAIRKGSPKLKGVLDDFVKTHKVGTTFGNILRSTYYKGDKMLKRAYAPADVERFKQLVEIFRTHGKTYSFDHLMLMAQGYQESQLDQSRRSHRGAVGIMQLLPSTAADKAVNIRGIDKDENLNVEAGSKYLRYLVDTYIDDPAVTPKNQMLFAFAAYNAGPGNLRKFRAKAKDMGLDPNLWFGNVENAAAAIVGRETVQYVSNIYKYYVAYSLLSEHDTETTVEKAGSTGVAATP; encoded by the coding sequence ATGAAACGCGTTCTCTTGGGGCTGCTGCTTCTCGTGTTCTTCACGGGAAGCGGCGCCTTGGCACAGTCGAATGAGCAATTCCTTCGCTCGATGTTCGTCCCCCACAAGGACGACTTCGACGGCATGGAAAAGCGGCGCGTGATCCGCATCATCGTGCCTTTCAGCAAGACCATCTATTTCCTCGATCGTGGCCAGCAATTTGGCACGGCCGTCGACTTCGGAACGGCGCTCGAAAACGAACTCAACAAGGGGAAGAAGAAGCAGATCGACAAGATCCGCGTCGGGTTCCTGCCGATGCCGCGGGCGCGTCTGCTCTCGGCGCTCGAAGAAGGGCTTGGCGATATCGTCATGGCCAATCTGACGATAACCGAGACGCGGCTTGCAAAGGTCGATTTCACCGCGCCGCTGTTCGACGAAGCCAAGGAGGTGCTGGTCACCGGCCCTTCGGCGCCGGCGATCACAAGCGTCGACGATTTGAGCGGGCAGGAACTGCATGTGCGCCGATCGAGCAGTTATTACGAGCACCTGGCGGCGCTCAGCGCCGGCTTCGAAGAGGCCGGTCGCGCGCCGATCACGCTGAAGGACATGGATGAGAACCTCGAGGACGAAGACGTCCTGGAGATGATCAATGCCGGCCTGCTGCCCTGGACGGTCGTCGACAAATACAAGGCGGACATCTGGGTGAAGGTGTTCACCGACCTCGAGGTGCGCGACGACATCGTCGTTTCCGACCACGGGGAGATCGCCTGGGCGATCCGCAAGGGCAGCCCCAAGCTTAAAGGTGTGCTCGACGACTTCGTCAAGACCCACAAGGTCGGGACGACCTTCGGCAACATCCTGAGGAGCACCTATTACAAGGGCGACAAGATGCTGAAGCGCGCCTATGCGCCAGCCGATGTCGAACGTTTCAAGCAGCTCGTGGAAATCTTCCGCACGCACGGGAAGACCTATTCCTTCGACCACCTGATGCTGATGGCGCAGGGCTACCAGGAGTCGCAGCTTGATCAGTCCCGCCGCAGCCACAGGGGCGCGGTCGGCATCATGCAGTTGCTGCCATCGACCGCTGCGGACAAGGCCGTCAACATTCGCGGCATCGATAAGGACGAGAACCTCAACGTCGAAGCGGGCTCGAAATATCTGCGCTACCTTGTCGATACCTACATCGACGACCCGGCCGTCACGCCGAAAAACCAGATGCTGTTTGCCTTCGCGGCCTACAATGCCGGACCGGGGAACCTGCGCAAGTTCAGGGCCAAGGCCAAGGATATGGGGCTCGACCCGAACCTCTGGTTCGGCAATGTCGAGAATGCGGCGGCGGCGATCGTTGGGCGCGAGACGGTGCAATACGTCAGCAATATCTACAAATACTATGTCGCCTATAGCCTGCTCTCGGAGCATGATACGGAAACCACGGTCGAGAAGGCCGGCAGCACAGGGGTGGCTGCAACGCCTTAG
- a CDS encoding mechanosensitive ion channel family protein, which translates to MGPLFGLLAFLSAVFGLVSPGLAQEAAPAAPPAKVQQLIQLLDDPEVKQWLSTKQAPPATAAEAPAGTPATGVVARWTAEIRRHLTGIGNAVPRVLPEMQAARQRLSGDMESHGAAPILKGFFLILAIGYGAEYLLRWLLGRSLKGAVLTGPARTMLTRLLPLIVFAAASMSVLAIADWPTRLETTIAPLLGAWIGARLLMIIASAVLTGGPVNEGNADGRGGYLSLTPDEASFWHRHALWLIGGGALVWGVGDAMSALSISADVRNLITALLGLVVLALGILTVVRRPVGAVVGSRRIVGNVFLVAFLIVLWLLWVAGMDVLFWIGLYVIGLPPLLRFTSAFTKTMLDSSAEDDARVVRNIFIERGARLLVIALAAGWLALVFKVSATSMMQDDAFNRVFRGVLAGIVILLAADLVWQLVKGFINLRVKQANHATEDPAERARNTRLMTLLPILRNFLAAFIAIVAVLMVLSGLGVEIGPLIAGAGVFGVAIGFGSQTLVKDVISGIFYMMDDAFRIGEYIQSGSYKGTVESFSIRSVKLRHHRGPVFTVPFGSLGAVQNMSRDWVIDKFLINVSFDADVAKVKKLVKGIGAKLLEDPDIGPLILETVKMKGVENFGDYGMTLSFAMKTKPGAQTQVRRRAQVMIKESFKENGINFASPTVQVAGDEQQQSVAAAAATRDAIAKKNAAAALGEGGPPQE; encoded by the coding sequence ATGGGGCCGCTCTTTGGTCTCCTTGCTTTTCTTTCCGCTGTTTTCGGGCTGGTTTCGCCAGGGCTGGCGCAGGAAGCCGCGCCGGCGGCTCCGCCCGCAAAGGTCCAGCAGCTGATCCAGCTTCTCGATGATCCGGAAGTGAAACAGTGGCTGTCGACGAAACAGGCCCCGCCCGCCACTGCGGCCGAAGCTCCGGCCGGAACGCCCGCAACCGGTGTCGTGGCGCGTTGGACCGCCGAAATCAGGCGTCATCTGACCGGCATCGGCAACGCCGTGCCGCGTGTCCTTCCGGAAATGCAGGCGGCGCGCCAGCGCCTTTCCGGCGACATGGAGAGCCATGGCGCCGCTCCCATCCTCAAAGGGTTTTTCCTGATCCTGGCGATCGGCTACGGCGCCGAATATCTCCTGCGCTGGCTGCTCGGACGCAGCCTGAAGGGGGCGGTGCTGACGGGGCCGGCCCGCACCATGCTCACACGGCTTCTGCCGCTTATCGTTTTTGCGGCTGCCAGCATGTCGGTGCTGGCGATCGCCGACTGGCCGACGCGGCTGGAAACGACGATCGCGCCGCTGCTCGGCGCCTGGATCGGAGCACGCCTTTTGATGATCATCGCCTCGGCGGTCCTGACGGGGGGACCGGTCAACGAGGGGAATGCGGACGGGCGAGGCGGTTACCTCTCGCTCACGCCCGATGAGGCCAGCTTCTGGCACCGGCATGCCCTATGGCTGATCGGTGGCGGGGCGCTCGTCTGGGGTGTCGGCGACGCGATGAGCGCGTTGTCGATTTCCGCGGACGTGCGCAATCTCATCACCGCGCTTCTTGGGCTCGTGGTCCTCGCGCTCGGGATCCTCACAGTCGTGCGGCGTCCGGTGGGGGCCGTTGTCGGTTCGCGCCGTATCGTCGGCAACGTGTTCCTGGTTGCGTTCCTGATCGTGCTTTGGCTGCTTTGGGTCGCCGGCATGGACGTGCTGTTCTGGATCGGCCTTTACGTGATCGGCTTGCCGCCGCTGCTGCGTTTCACGAGCGCCTTTACCAAGACGATGCTGGATAGCTCGGCAGAGGACGATGCGCGCGTGGTGCGCAACATCTTCATCGAGCGCGGGGCACGGCTGCTGGTCATCGCGCTTGCCGCCGGCTGGCTGGCGCTCGTCTTCAAGGTCAGCGCCACGTCTATGATGCAGGACGACGCCTTCAATCGGGTGTTCCGCGGCGTCCTGGCGGGTATCGTCATCCTGCTGGCTGCAGATCTGGTCTGGCAGCTCGTCAAGGGTTTCATCAACCTGCGCGTCAAGCAGGCCAATCACGCGACCGAGGATCCGGCCGAGCGCGCCCGCAACACCCGCCTGATGACGTTGCTGCCGATCCTGCGTAACTTTCTGGCAGCCTTCATCGCGATCGTGGCCGTGCTGATGGTGCTCTCCGGCCTTGGGGTGGAAATCGGCCCGCTGATTGCCGGCGCCGGTGTCTTCGGCGTGGCGATCGGCTTCGGCTCGCAGACGCTGGTCAAGGACGTCATCAGCGGCATCTTCTATATGATGGACGATGCCTTCCGCATCGGCGAATACATCCAGAGCGGCAGCTACAAGGGCACGGTCGAATCCTTCAGCATTCGCTCGGTCAAGCTCCGGCATCATCGCGGTCCCGTGTTCACGGTGCCTTTCGGCTCGCTCGGCGCGGTGCAGAACATGAGCCGCGACTGGGTGATCGACAAGTTCCTGATCAACGTTTCCTTCGATGCCGACGTCGCCAAGGTGAAGAAACTGGTGAAGGGCATCGGCGCCAAGCTGCTCGAAGATCCGGATATCGGGCCGCTGATCCTGGAAACGGTCAAGATGAAGGGTGTCGAGAACTTTGGCGACTACGGCATGACCTTGAGTTTCGCCATGAAGACGAAGCCGGGGGCACAGACCCAGGTCCGGCGCCGGGCGCAGGTGATGATCAAGGAATCCTTCAAGGAAAACGGCATCAACTTCGCCTCGCCGACCGTGCAGGTGGCGGGCGACGAGCAGCAGCAATCCGTCGCCGCGGCCGCCGCGACCCGCGACGCCATCGCCAAGAAGAATGCGGCCGCCGCGCTTGGCGAAGGCGGTCCGCCGCAGGAATAG